One genomic window of Hydra vulgaris chromosome 03, alternate assembly HydraT2T_AEP includes the following:
- the LOC100200825 gene encoding vi polysaccharide biosynthesis protein VipA/TviB-like: MSKIAVIGLGYVGLPLAVEFGKKKHTIDFDINKLRVEEILKGIDRTFEVNNDYLKSVLTTKTEFASFTCSSNLEDIKDCNFYIVAVPTPTDKNNRPDLTALCKASEDVGKVLKKNDIVIYESTVYPGVTEDKCIPILEKISGLKFNVDFFAGYSPERINPGDKEHTVTKIIKVTSGSNAEVAEKVDQLYKTIIVAGTYKATSIKVAEAAKVIENSQRDINIAFVNELAKICNLMGIDTNDVLEAASTKWNFLKFKPGLVGGHCIGVDPYYLAQKAQELGYHPEIILAGRRLNDEMGKYIVTETIKLMVKKDVKVKGADILVLGFTFKEDCPDVRNTKVINIVTELSTYGTNILVVDPWASLEQVRQVYSIEAFNEIPANKKFDAIILAVGHKEFSKLNIRDYLNVNNVVYDVKGLLDKKLVDARL, encoded by the coding sequence atgagcaaGATTGCTGTCATTGGGTTAGGTTATGTTGGTTTACCTTTAGCCGTtgaatttggtaaaaaaaaacataccattgattttgatataaataagttaagagttgaagaaattttaaaaggcATAGACAGAACTTTTGAAgtaaataatgattatttaaaaagtgttttaacaaCCAAAACCGAATTTGCTAGTTTTACATGCAGCAGTAACTTAGAAGATATAAAAGATTGCAACTTCTATATCGTAGCAGTTCCAACCCCCACTGATAAAAATAACAGACCAGATTTAACAGCTTTATGCAAAGCTAGTGAAGATGTTggcaaagttttaaaaaaaaatgatattgttaTTTACGAATCAACAGTATATCCAGGTGTTACAGAAGACAAATGCATTCCGATTCTAGAAAAAATTTCtggattaaaatttaatgtcgATTTTTTTGCAGGATATTCGCCCGAAAGAATTAATCCTGGCGATAAAGAACACACagttaccaaaataataaaagtaacatCAGGTTCAAATGCAGAAGTGGCTGAAAAAGTTGACCAACTTTACAAAACTATAATTGTTGCTGGAACATATAAAGCAACAAGCATAAAAGTAGCAGAAGCAGCAAAAGTAATTGAAAACTCTCAACGAGACATAAACATTGCTTTTGTAAATGAGTTAGCGAAAATTTGTAACTTAATGGGAATTGACACAAATGACGTGCTTGAAGCTGCTAGTACAAAATGGAACTTCCTTAAATTTAAACCAGGTTTAGTTGGTGGACATTGTATTGGCGTTGATCCATACTATTTAGCACAAAAAGCTCAAGAACTAGGTTATCACCCAGAAATTATTTTAGCAGGAAGGCGTTTAAACGATGAAATGGGTAAATATATTGTCACAGAAACCATCAAACTAATGGTAAAAAAGGACGTCAAAGTGAAAGGTGCCGATATTTTGGTTTTAGGCTTTACGTTTAAAGAGGATTGCCCTGATGTAAGAAACACTAAAGTAATAAACATAGTCACTGAATTAAGTACCTAtggaacaaatattttagttgtTGATCCTTGGGCAAGTCTAGAGCAAGTGAGACAAGTGTACAGTATTGAAGCTTTTAACGAAATCCCTGCAAATAAGAAATTTGATGCAATTATATTAGCTGTAGGACATAAAGAGTTTTCAAAACTAAACATTCGAGATTACTTAAATGTCAATAATGTGGTTTATGACGTTAAAGGACTCCTTGATAAAAAGTTAGTTGATGCAAGATTATAG